A genomic region of Zalophus californianus isolate mZalCal1 chromosome 1, mZalCal1.pri.v2, whole genome shotgun sequence contains the following coding sequences:
- the RPS15 gene encoding 40S ribosomal protein S15 isoform X1, producing MAEVEQKKKRTFRKFTYRGVDLDQLLDMSYEQLMQLYSARQRRRLNRGLRRKQHSLLKRLRKAKKEAPPMEKPEVVKTHLRDMIILPEMVGSMVGVYNGKTFNQVEIKPEMIGHYLGEFSITYKPVKHGRPGIGATHSSRFIPLK from the exons ATG GCGGAGGTGGAGCAGAAGAAGAAGCGCACGTTCCGCAAGTTCACGTACCGCGGCGTGGACCTGGACCAGCTGCTGGACATGTCCTA CGAGCAGTTGATGCAGTTGTATAGCGCGCGGCAGAGGCGCCGGCTGAACCGCGGGCTGCGCAGGAAGCAGCACTCGCTGCTCAAGCGCCTGCGGAAGGCCAAGAAGGAGGCGCCGCCGATGGAGAAGCCCGAGGTGGTGAAGACGCACCTGCGGGACATGATCATCCTGCCGGAGATGGTGGGCAGCATGGTGGGGGTCTACAACGGCAAGACCTTCAACCAGGTGGAAATCAAG CCCGAGATGATCGGCCACTACCTGGGCGAGTTCTCCATCACCTACAAGCCTGTGAAGCACGGCAGGCCGGGCATCGGGGCCACCCACTCGTCCCGCTTCATTCCTCTCAAGTAG
- the RPS15 gene encoding 40S ribosomal protein S15 isoform X2, whose amino-acid sequence MSYEQLMQLYSARQRRRLNRGLRRKQHSLLKRLRKAKKEAPPMEKPEVVKTHLRDMIILPEMVGSMVGVYNGKTFNQVEIKPEMIGHYLGEFSITYKPVKHGRPGIGATHSSRFIPLK is encoded by the exons ATGTCCTA CGAGCAGTTGATGCAGTTGTATAGCGCGCGGCAGAGGCGCCGGCTGAACCGCGGGCTGCGCAGGAAGCAGCACTCGCTGCTCAAGCGCCTGCGGAAGGCCAAGAAGGAGGCGCCGCCGATGGAGAAGCCCGAGGTGGTGAAGACGCACCTGCGGGACATGATCATCCTGCCGGAGATGGTGGGCAGCATGGTGGGGGTCTACAACGGCAAGACCTTCAACCAGGTGGAAATCAAG CCCGAGATGATCGGCCACTACCTGGGCGAGTTCTCCATCACCTACAAGCCTGTGAAGCACGGCAGGCCGGGCATCGGGGCCACCCACTCGTCCCGCTTCATTCCTCTCAAGTAG